A stretch of the Actinoalloteichus fjordicus genome encodes the following:
- a CDS encoding sulfite exporter TauE/SafE family protein produces MFNPLDWPGFADVSMAALLFLCVAAFAAGAVDAIVGGGGLIQLPALLLIMPGGDTLLSLATSKVAAFAGTASAVPTYARRTRIDWWTAVPMASIAFGGAVGGAAFANLLPGRVLNGVVLFALVAVGIYTWRKPSLGSVETPRFGRRVQILLAGLGGMTIGFWDGLAGPGTGSFLVFLLVGLLGFAFLHASATAKLVNTATNLGALCYFIPAGKVLWGLGLVMAVCNIAGSVSGALLATSRGSTFVRKVFLSVVAAMALTLGARLFFGT; encoded by the coding sequence GTGTTCAACCCTCTCGACTGGCCTGGCTTCGCCGACGTGTCGATGGCCGCACTGCTGTTCCTGTGCGTCGCCGCGTTCGCTGCGGGCGCGGTCGATGCGATCGTCGGCGGTGGCGGGCTGATTCAGCTGCCCGCCCTGCTGCTGATCATGCCGGGTGGAGACACCTTGTTGAGCCTGGCGACGAGCAAGGTCGCCGCCTTCGCAGGCACTGCGTCTGCGGTTCCCACTTATGCGCGGCGGACTCGCATCGACTGGTGGACCGCCGTGCCGATGGCGTCGATCGCGTTCGGCGGAGCGGTCGGCGGTGCCGCGTTCGCGAATCTGCTGCCGGGGCGGGTGTTGAACGGGGTCGTGCTCTTCGCGCTGGTCGCCGTCGGGATCTACACTTGGCGCAAGCCTTCGCTCGGGTCCGTCGAGACGCCGCGCTTCGGACGGCGTGTGCAGATCCTGCTCGCCGGACTCGGCGGCATGACGATCGGCTTCTGGGATGGGCTCGCCGGGCCGGGCACCGGGTCCTTCCTGGTGTTCCTGCTGGTGGGGCTGCTGGGCTTCGCGTTCTTACACGCCTCGGCGACGGCCAAGCTGGTCAACACCGCCACCAATCTGGGGGCGCTCTGCTATTTCATCCCGGCAGGCAAGGTTCTGTGGGGGCTCGGGCTGGTGATGGCTGTGTGCAACATCGCCGGCAGCGTCTCGGGAGCGTTGCTCGCGACCAGCCGAGGCTCGACCTTCGTGCGCAAGGTCTTCCTGTCGGTGGTCGCCGCGATGGCCCTGACGCTCGGCGCTCGGCTGTTCTTCGGTACCTGA
- a CDS encoding VOC family protein: MEVLSGRILVRPVDRARTVAFYRDTLGLAIHREFAVGTVFFLGTGLLEVSGEGGGGASPDQSLWLQVRDLAATLDELRQGGLEIKRDARREPWGLDEAWIEDPDGMRIVLVEIPPDHPLRRDARTPE, encoded by the coding sequence ATGGAGGTCTTGAGCGGTCGGATCCTCGTGCGGCCGGTGGACCGTGCTCGTACCGTCGCCTTCTATCGCGACACCCTCGGTCTTGCGATTCACCGCGAGTTCGCGGTGGGCACCGTGTTCTTCCTGGGCACCGGCCTGCTGGAAGTCTCCGGCGAAGGGGGCGGGGGTGCGAGCCCCGATCAGTCGTTGTGGCTCCAGGTCCGAGACCTGGCGGCGACGTTGGACGAACTGCGGCAGGGCGGCTTGGAGATCAAGCGGGATGCCCGCCGTGAACCCTGGGGCCTCGACGAGGCCTGGATCGAGGACCCGGACGGGATGCGGATCGTCCTGGTCGAGATTCCGCCAGACCATCCGTTGCGGCGGGACGCCCGGACGCCCGAGTAG
- a CDS encoding sporulation protein, giving the protein MLKKVLATFGHGGATVEVLPSVPEVAPGETVQGGVLLLGGQTAQELGSLSVDLVAEVHMAENSTLDPAAHPTVTLPLTKVEIGNRRTIAPGESVMVPFEIVLPWETPITISRSGYLSGMAVGIRAEADLVRTFVDAVAIAPIVVTPLPSQQRILDAMTNIGFVPKAADLEYNSLRGVEQQLPFIQEIEYEPPMEFVEHLHDVELTFVARAQDLQVVVEVDKRVRVSKSEDTTARGETTMGDFSLSHTEFDTVDWEDRLQSWLTNVARTPAILA; this is encoded by the coding sequence ATGCTCAAGAAGGTGCTGGCCACGTTCGGACACGGTGGGGCGACCGTCGAGGTACTGCCCTCGGTACCGGAGGTCGCCCCGGGCGAGACCGTGCAGGGCGGGGTCCTGCTCCTGGGCGGCCAGACCGCCCAGGAGCTGGGCTCGCTGTCCGTCGACCTCGTCGCCGAGGTCCACATGGCGGAGAACAGCACGCTCGATCCCGCAGCGCATCCCACCGTCACGCTTCCCCTCACCAAGGTCGAGATCGGCAACCGGCGCACGATCGCGCCCGGTGAGTCGGTGATGGTGCCCTTCGAGATCGTCCTTCCCTGGGAGACGCCCATCACGATCAGCCGAAGCGGCTACCTCAGCGGAATGGCGGTGGGCATCCGCGCCGAGGCCGACCTGGTCAGGACGTTCGTCGATGCGGTGGCGATCGCGCCGATCGTGGTGACGCCGCTGCCCTCTCAGCAGCGCATTCTCGACGCGATGACCAACATCGGCTTCGTGCCCAAGGCCGCCGACCTGGAGTACAACTCGCTCCGCGGCGTGGAACAACAGCTTCCGTTCATCCAGGAGATCGAGTACGAGCCGCCGATGGAGTTCGTCGAGCACCTGCACGACGTCGAGTTGACGTTCGTCGCCCGAGCGCAGGACCTCCAGGTGGTGGTCGAGGTCGACAAGCGGGTTCGGGTGAGCAAGAGCGAGGACACCACGGCTCGGGGCGAGACGACCATGGGCGACTTCTCGCTGAGTCACACCGAGTTCGACACGGTGGACTGGGAGGACCGGCTCCAGTCCTGGCTCACGAACGTGGCGAGGACGCCTGCGATCCTGGCCTGA
- a CDS encoding lysophospholipid acyltransferase family protein codes for MLYGLTKGVLAPLLRWVFRPRIEGLENIPATGRVILASNHLSVIDSLIIPLVVPRRVSILAKAEYFEATSVGGRLRKWFLGSLGHIPVRRGNGRAAKDALDQAEQVLRDGGAFAIYPEGTRSSDGRMYRGRTGVGRLALSTGAPVVPVALSGTEQVQPIGRRLPRIRPVTVRFGPAMDFSRYDGMATSVPIQRSVTDEVVYRILELSGQEYVDSYHRQADAA; via the coding sequence GTGCTCTACGGGCTGACGAAGGGCGTGCTCGCGCCGCTGCTGCGGTGGGTGTTCCGCCCTCGGATCGAGGGGCTGGAGAACATCCCGGCCACCGGTCGGGTGATCCTGGCCAGCAACCACCTCTCCGTCATCGACAGCCTGATCATCCCGCTGGTCGTGCCGCGCCGCGTCTCGATCCTTGCCAAGGCCGAATACTTCGAGGCCACGAGCGTGGGCGGCAGGCTGCGGAAGTGGTTTCTCGGCAGCCTCGGTCACATCCCGGTGCGGCGCGGCAACGGACGGGCCGCCAAGGACGCACTCGACCAGGCCGAGCAGGTCCTCCGCGACGGCGGGGCCTTCGCGATCTATCCCGAGGGGACCCGGTCCAGCGACGGCAGGATGTATCGAGGACGTACCGGGGTGGGTCGACTGGCCTTGAGCACCGGAGCCCCGGTCGTCCCCGTCGCGTTGAGCGGCACCGAGCAGGTCCAGCCGATCGGCAGGCGGCTGCCGAGGATCAGGCCGGTCACCGTGCGCTTCGGCCCGGCGATGGACTTCTCCCGCTACGACGGAATGGCGACGTCGGTTCCGATTCAACGCTCGGTGACCGACGAGGTCGTCTACCGCATCCTCGAGTTGTCGGGCCAGGAGTACGTGGACAGCTACCACCGTCAGGCCGACGCGGCCTAA
- the dtd gene encoding D-aminoacyl-tRNA deacylase, giving the protein MRAVVSRVTLATVRVGDEVVGALDEPGLLVLLGVTHTDDISRSVTMATKLHELRILDGERSCADTRAPLLVVSQFTLYGETRKGRRPSWSAAAGPEQARPLVDGVIAELRRRGARVESGRFGAAMAVESVNDGPFTVIVEI; this is encoded by the coding sequence GTGCGCGCGGTGGTGTCGAGGGTCACCCTGGCGACGGTTCGGGTGGGCGACGAGGTGGTGGGAGCGCTCGACGAGCCTGGTCTGCTCGTCCTGCTCGGTGTCACCCACACGGATGACATTTCGCGATCGGTCACGATGGCGACGAAGCTTCACGAACTCCGAATCCTGGACGGCGAACGATCCTGCGCGGACACCCGCGCGCCACTGCTGGTCGTCAGTCAGTTCACCCTCTACGGAGAGACCAGGAAGGGCCGCAGACCCTCGTGGAGCGCTGCGGCCGGGCCGGAACAGGCACGGCCGCTGGTCGATGGGGTAATCGCTGAACTGCGACGACGTGGCGCCCGAGTGGAGTCGGGCCGGTTCGGCGCCGCCATGGCGGTGGAGAGTGTGAACGACGGACCGTTCACCGTCATCGTCGAGATCTAG
- the holA gene encoding DNA polymerase III subunit delta: protein MNTRVAPPAPVQLVLGEEELLVERAVRAASEAARQVDPMTETVRVKAGELTLPRFTELVSPSLFGEGRVVVVDAAQDAGQELAEALVSYRPQPDDGIVLVVVHSGGGRAKLAKQLPATLRKAGADVRECGKITRAAERENFVRNEVRQVGGRIDPGGVTALVETVGSDLRELAAAATQLVADTEGPIDEATVRRYHRGRAEVTGFAVAEKAVTGDRAGALEALRWALQLGVPAVLVADALADAVRSIALVRGARNGDPFQLAGELGMPPWKIKKVRTQVRGWEEAGLAEAMHLVARLNGEVKGQAADASYALERAVFGIIDARARH, encoded by the coding sequence GTGAACACGCGAGTCGCCCCACCTGCTCCGGTTCAGCTCGTCCTCGGTGAGGAGGAGCTGCTCGTCGAGCGTGCGGTGCGGGCGGCGTCGGAGGCGGCGCGACAGGTCGACCCGATGACCGAGACGGTGCGGGTCAAGGCCGGCGAACTGACCCTCCCCCGGTTCACCGAGCTGGTGAGCCCGTCGCTGTTCGGGGAAGGGCGGGTCGTCGTCGTGGACGCCGCGCAGGATGCCGGACAGGAACTCGCAGAAGCGCTCGTCTCCTATCGGCCGCAGCCCGACGACGGGATCGTGCTGGTCGTGGTCCATTCCGGCGGTGGTCGGGCCAAACTCGCGAAGCAGCTTCCCGCCACCCTCCGCAAGGCGGGCGCGGACGTCCGGGAGTGCGGGAAGATCACCAGAGCCGCTGAGCGGGAGAACTTCGTTCGCAACGAGGTTCGCCAGGTGGGCGGACGGATCGATCCCGGCGGGGTCACCGCCTTGGTCGAGACGGTGGGGTCGGACCTGCGAGAACTCGCCGCCGCCGCCACTCAGCTCGTCGCCGACACCGAGGGGCCGATCGACGAGGCGACGGTGCGCCGCTACCACCGGGGCCGGGCCGAGGTGACCGGGTTCGCGGTCGCGGAGAAGGCCGTGACCGGCGATCGAGCCGGTGCGCTCGAAGCGCTGCGGTGGGCACTCCAGCTCGGCGTGCCCGCCGTACTCGTCGCCGACGCCCTGGCCGACGCCGTGCGCAGCATCGCGTTGGTGCGCGGGGCGCGCAACGGCGACCCGTTCCAGCTCGCGGGGGAGTTGGGCATGCCGCCGTGGAAGATCAAGAAGGTGCGTACCCAGGTTCGCGGTTGGGAGGAGGCCGGACTCGCCGAGGCGATGCACCTGGTCGCCCGACTCAACGGCGAGGTCAAGGGGCAGGCGGCCGACGCGAGTTACGCATTGGAACGCGCGGTCTTCGGCATCATCGACGCCCGCGCCCGGCACTGA
- a CDS encoding 3-deoxy-7-phosphoheptulonate synthase, whose product MTSTLPSTSDLIRDRHIAEIRPLVSPALLRDELPLSDQAAQVVTDGRDEVINVLTGRDDRLLVVVGPCSVHDPAAALAYARRLAALAETVRDDLRIVMRVYFEKPRTTLGWKGLINDPDLDGSFQVNKGLRLARRLLLDILELGLPVGCEFLDPITPQYIADAVSWGSIGARTAQSQVHRQLSSGLSMPIGIKNATDGDVQVAVDAIAAAGSSHVFTGITDGGLAAILRTTGNPDCHVVLRGSTAGPNHDAESVASTTALLRAAGLPERTVIDASHGNSGKDHRRQPVVAAEVAGRLAAGEHGVVGVMLESFLVAGRQDLAPGRELEYGQSITDACMDWETTESTLRGLAAAVAERRSARRG is encoded by the coding sequence ATGACCAGCACGCTTCCCTCCACCTCGGATCTCATTCGAGATCGACACATCGCCGAGATCCGACCGCTGGTCTCTCCCGCGCTGCTGCGCGACGAACTGCCGCTGAGCGACCAGGCCGCGCAGGTGGTCACCGACGGCCGCGACGAGGTGATCAACGTCCTCACGGGCCGCGACGACCGTCTCCTCGTCGTCGTCGGGCCGTGCTCGGTGCACGATCCCGCAGCGGCCCTGGCCTACGCGCGTCGGCTCGCGGCGCTGGCGGAGACGGTTCGCGACGACCTGCGCATCGTCATGCGGGTCTACTTCGAGAAGCCCCGCACCACCCTGGGGTGGAAGGGTCTGATCAACGATCCCGACCTGGACGGCAGCTTCCAGGTCAACAAGGGGCTGCGCCTGGCCCGTCGGCTCCTGCTGGACATCCTCGAGCTCGGCCTGCCCGTGGGCTGCGAGTTCCTGGACCCGATCACGCCGCAGTACATCGCCGACGCCGTCAGCTGGGGATCTATCGGGGCACGGACCGCACAGAGCCAGGTGCACCGCCAGCTCTCCAGCGGGCTGTCGATGCCCATCGGCATCAAGAACGCCACCGACGGAGACGTCCAGGTCGCGGTCGACGCCATCGCCGCCGCCGGATCAAGCCACGTCTTCACCGGCATCACCGACGGCGGGCTGGCCGCCATCCTCCGCACCACCGGCAACCCCGACTGCCATGTGGTGCTGCGGGGCAGCACCGCCGGCCCCAACCACGATGCGGAGTCCGTCGCCTCGACGACGGCCCTGCTCCGTGCCGCCGGGCTGCCCGAACGGACCGTCATCGACGCCAGCCACGGCAACAGCGGGAAGGACCACCGCAGGCAGCCTGTCGTGGCTGCCGAGGTGGCCGGGCGGCTCGCGGCGGGCGAGCACGGCGTCGTCGGCGTGATGCTGGAGAGCTTCCTGGTGGCGGGCCGCCAGGATCTGGCCCCCGGCAGGGAACTCGAGTACGGCCAGAGCATCACCGACGCCTGCATGGACTGGGAGACGACCGAGTCGACGCTGCGCGGGCTCGCCGCCGCCGTCGCCGAGCGCCGATCGGCCAGGCGCGGCTGA
- the rpsT gene encoding 30S ribosomal protein S20: protein MANIKSQVKRIKTNEKARLRNKSVKSSVKTAIRKFREAADAGDKAKAVELSREACRKLDKAASKGVIHANQAANKKSAIAQRANQL, encoded by the coding sequence GTGGCGAACATCAAGTCACAGGTCAAGCGGATCAAGACCAACGAGAAGGCCCGGCTGCGGAACAAGTCGGTGAAGTCCTCGGTCAAGACCGCGATCCGCAAGTTCCGCGAGGCCGCCGACGCCGGTGACAAGGCCAAGGCCGTCGAGTTGAGCCGTGAGGCCTGCCGCAAGCTGGACAAGGCCGCGAGCAAGGGCGTCATCCACGCCAACCAGGCCGCGAACAAGAAGTCGGCGATCGCGCAGCGCGCGAACCAGCTCTGA
- a CDS encoding pseudouridine-5'-phosphate glycosidase, with the protein MTPRQLVVNEEVADALAQGRGVVALESTLLAHGLPAGRNRAVAARLESVIRTVGAAPATIAVLDGVARIGLSDSELDRVCDPAADLVKLSRRDLGPALGLRGSGATTVASTAALAHAAGITLFATGGMGGVHRGAETSWDVSADLDVLASTPVTVVCSGVKSILDIPATLEVLESRSVPVLSYRTDNFPAFYLRDSGLPSPWRVDSPEAAAAVVAAHRSSVSGRAGVVLANPIPAVHEMPQSLHEELLRSGLELLAQRGVHGKDVTPVLLEHFHDASEGVSLDANEELVVSNAELAAAVAVALTDSP; encoded by the coding sequence GTGACACCGAGGCAACTGGTCGTGAATGAGGAGGTCGCCGACGCCCTCGCGCAGGGACGGGGCGTGGTGGCACTGGAGAGCACCCTGCTCGCGCACGGCCTGCCCGCAGGTCGGAACAGAGCAGTCGCAGCCCGGCTGGAATCGGTGATCCGCACCGTCGGCGCGGCACCCGCGACCATCGCGGTGCTCGACGGCGTGGCCAGGATCGGGCTGTCCGACTCAGAGCTGGACCGGGTCTGCGACCCTGCCGCCGACCTGGTCAAACTGTCCCGCCGTGACCTGGGTCCCGCACTGGGCCTGCGCGGCAGCGGGGCGACGACGGTGGCCAGCACTGCCGCGCTCGCCCACGCGGCGGGCATCACCCTGTTCGCGACCGGCGGCATGGGCGGTGTGCATCGTGGCGCGGAGACGAGCTGGGACGTCTCGGCCGACCTCGACGTGCTGGCGTCCACACCGGTGACGGTGGTCTGCTCGGGAGTGAAGTCGATCCTGGACATCCCGGCGACCCTGGAGGTGCTGGAGAGCCGTTCGGTGCCCGTGCTGTCGTACCGCACCGACAACTTCCCTGCCTTCTACCTGCGCGACTCCGGCCTGCCCTCGCCGTGGCGGGTGGACAGCCCTGAAGCGGCGGCGGCCGTCGTGGCGGCCCACCGATCGTCGGTCTCCGGCCGCGCGGGCGTGGTGTTGGCCAACCCGATCCCCGCCGTGCACGAGATGCCGCAGAGCCTGCACGAGGAGCTGCTGCGCAGCGGCCTGGAGCTGCTCGCCCAGCGAGGCGTGCACGGCAAGGACGTGACGCCCGTGCTCCTGGAACACTTCCACGACGCGAGCGAGGGCGTCAGCCTCGACGCCAATGAGGAGCTCGTGGTCTCCAACGCCGAGCTGGCGGCGGCGGTCGCCGTAGCCCTCACGGATTCGCCATGA
- a CDS encoding DUF3039 domain-containing protein, translated as MDDVSTPTQTLPDVDTRPEGVDTTSDDTPKMFHYVRKAKITESAVTGTHVVALCGEVFPVTRSPKPGSPVCPDCKKVFESLPPGGKD; from the coding sequence ATGGACGATGTGAGTACTCCGACGCAGACGCTCCCCGATGTCGACACCCGCCCGGAAGGCGTCGACACGACCAGCGACGACACGCCGAAGATGTTCCACTACGTGCGCAAAGCCAAGATCACCGAGAGCGCGGTGACCGGCACGCACGTGGTGGCGCTGTGTGGTGAGGTGTTTCCCGTCACTCGATCGCCGAAGCCCGGTTCGCCGGTGTGCCCGGACTGCAAGAAGGTCTTCGAGTCGCTGCCGCCCGGCGGCAAGGACTGA
- a CDS encoding sigma-70 family RNA polymerase sigma factor, protein MTIPQTIPTAEAYAEADLDAQGPAADLVRVYLNGIGRTALLTAQQEVDLAKRIEAGVFAQHMLDTAKRLSPARRTDLRALVRDGHRAKNHLLEANLRLVVSLAKRYTGRGMPLLDLIQEGNLGLIRAVEKFDYTKGFKFSTYATWWIRQAITRGMADQGRTIRLPVHLVEQVNKLARIKRDLHQRLGREATHDELSEESGIPAHKVGDLLDHSRDPVSLDMPVGAEEDAPLGDFIEDSEATDAENSVISGLLQDDLRRVLGTLDDREQHVIRLRYGLDDGQPRTLDQIGRSFGLSRERVRQIEREVMAKLRQGDRAERLRAYAS, encoded by the coding sequence ATGACCATCCCGCAGACCATCCCTACCGCCGAAGCCTACGCCGAGGCCGACCTCGACGCACAGGGCCCCGCCGCCGACCTCGTACGGGTGTACCTCAACGGGATCGGCAGAACAGCGCTGCTCACCGCTCAGCAGGAGGTCGACCTCGCCAAGCGGATCGAGGCAGGCGTCTTCGCCCAGCACATGCTGGACACCGCGAAGCGCCTCTCCCCGGCGCGGCGGACTGACCTGCGGGCGCTCGTGCGGGACGGTCACCGAGCGAAGAACCACCTGTTGGAGGCCAACCTCCGGCTGGTCGTCAGCCTCGCCAAGCGCTACACCGGCCGAGGCATGCCGCTGCTCGACCTGATCCAGGAGGGCAACCTCGGCCTGATCCGGGCCGTCGAGAAGTTCGACTACACCAAGGGCTTCAAGTTCTCCACCTACGCGACCTGGTGGATCCGGCAGGCGATCACCCGAGGCATGGCGGACCAGGGCCGGACCATCCGGCTGCCCGTTCACCTCGTCGAACAGGTGAACAAGCTCGCCAGGATCAAGCGGGACCTGCATCAGCGACTCGGCCGAGAGGCGACGCACGACGAGTTGAGCGAGGAATCCGGTATTCCCGCGCACAAGGTCGGCGACCTGCTCGACCACTCGCGTGACCCGGTGAGCCTGGACATGCCGGTCGGGGCCGAGGAGGACGCGCCGCTCGGCGACTTCATCGAGGACTCCGAGGCCACCGACGCGGAGAACTCGGTGATCTCCGGGCTGCTCCAGGACGACCTTCGCCGTGTCCTTGGCACGCTGGACGACCGTGAACAGCATGTGATCCGGCTTCGTTATGGCCTCGACGACGGCCAGCCGCGCACTCTCGACCAGATCGGCCGCAGCTTCGGCCTCTCGCGAGAGCGGGTTCGCCAGATCGAGCGTGAGGTGATGGCCAAGCTCCGGCAGGGCGACCGCGCTGAGCGGCTGCGCGCTTACGCGAGCTGA
- a CDS encoding DUF3099 domain-containing protein: MTVSASDQGDGPILITEAAPSHEAEHARRRRKYSIMMSVRLACVIAAALTYQIWWLALGFLLLSIPLPWMAVLIANDAPPRKREDVNRFRRTAREVEGTSHPVIDSAD; encoded by the coding sequence ATGACCGTGAGCGCATCCGACCAGGGCGACGGCCCGATTCTGATCACTGAGGCGGCTCCGTCTCATGAGGCCGAGCACGCCAGACGACGGCGAAAATACTCGATCATGATGTCGGTACGGCTGGCCTGCGTGATCGCCGCGGCCCTGACTTATCAGATCTGGTGGCTTGCCCTCGGATTCCTGCTGCTCTCCATCCCGCTGCCGTGGATGGCCGTGCTGATCGCGAACGACGCGCCGCCGCGAAAGCGGGAGGACGTGAACCGGTTCCGTCGGACGGCCCGCGAGGTGGAGGGCACGAGCCACCCGGTGATCGACTCCGCCGACTGA
- a CDS encoding carbohydrate kinase family protein translates to MTIQPRVVVVGDAGLDVVASHREPLATGGDTRAQVRLTAGGAGANTSVWLARCDVEPLLVARVGDDSAGRQVAAELTAAGVRCAFTVDPAAATCCVVVLVDASGQRTMLPDRGASARVSPDDLDPGLLDGAAGPKPAHLHLSGYLLLDRTSRPAGVAALRAARAAGLTTSVDPQAGALLRAQGTEDFLAAIAGVDLLLPNTDELAALTGSTEPESARALLDQVGAVVVTTGETGATWIDADRQVSVEAPSVECVDSTGAGDAFNAGFLSSWLRGAAPDDALRAGVDMGSSAVRQIGAQPPAAACSTA, encoded by the coding sequence ATGACGATCCAGCCCCGCGTGGTCGTCGTCGGCGACGCCGGACTGGACGTGGTCGCCTCGCATCGAGAGCCGCTCGCCACGGGCGGCGACACGAGGGCCCAGGTCAGGCTCACGGCAGGCGGCGCAGGCGCGAACACCTCGGTGTGGCTGGCCCGCTGCGACGTGGAACCGCTGCTGGTCGCCAGGGTCGGCGACGATTCGGCGGGCAGGCAGGTGGCGGCGGAGCTGACGGCGGCGGGCGTGCGGTGTGCCTTCACCGTGGACCCGGCTGCGGCGACCTGCTGCGTCGTCGTGCTGGTCGACGCCTCCGGCCAGCGCACCATGCTGCCCGACCGGGGCGCCAGTGCCCGAGTCTCCCCCGATGACCTCGATCCGGGGCTGCTCGACGGCGCCGCAGGCCCTAAGCCCGCACATCTGCACCTGTCGGGTTACCTGCTGCTGGATCGCACGTCTCGTCCGGCAGGCGTGGCCGCACTACGGGCAGCCAGGGCAGCAGGCCTGACCACCTCGGTGGATCCCCAGGCGGGGGCGTTGTTACGGGCCCAGGGGACCGAGGACTTCCTCGCCGCCATCGCAGGCGTCGATCTCCTGTTGCCCAACACCGACGAGCTGGCGGCATTGACGGGCTCCACCGAACCCGAGTCCGCCCGCGCGCTGCTCGATCAGGTCGGCGCCGTGGTGGTCACGACCGGCGAGACCGGAGCGACCTGGATCGACGCCGACCGACAGGTCTCCGTCGAGGCGCCTTCGGTCGAGTGCGTGGACTCCACCGGCGCAGGCGACGCCTTCAATGCGGGCTTCCTGAGCAGCTGGCTGCGGGGCGCGGCACCGGACGACGCCCTGCGGGCGGGGGTCGACATGGGCAGCAGCGCGGTCCGGCAGATCGGCGCCCAGCCGCCGGCCGCCGCCTGCTCGACGGCCTGA
- a CDS encoding SPFH domain-containing protein — MTNTTSAIDQVAMPAPSVREQRAFVLPGGLMACLGLILLAAGVTVGIMGINDQSGLLIGLAVGILLIGIIVLAGLIMVQPREARVIQFLGRYTGTVRDDGLRWVNPLTTRTKVSTRIRNHETTVLKVNDADGSPIEIAAVVVWHVEDSARAMFEVDSFVRFVQTQTETAVRHIATSYPYDSDDPKSTSLRENAEDITEQLSTEIGVRVESAGVRVIESRLTHLAYAPEIAQAMLQRQQAGAVVAARTRIVEGAVGMVEMALDKIAEQGVVELDEERKAAMVSNLLVVLCGDRSTQPVVNAGSLYH; from the coding sequence ATGACCAACACGACCTCGGCAATCGATCAGGTGGCCATGCCCGCCCCGTCGGTTCGCGAACAACGCGCCTTCGTGCTGCCGGGCGGCCTCATGGCATGCCTCGGTCTCATCCTGCTCGCCGCAGGCGTCACCGTGGGGATCATGGGGATCAACGACCAGAGCGGCCTGCTCATCGGACTCGCAGTCGGAATCCTGCTCATCGGAATCATCGTCCTCGCGGGCCTGATCATGGTGCAGCCGCGCGAGGCGCGCGTGATCCAGTTCCTCGGCCGCTACACCGGCACCGTCCGCGACGACGGCCTGCGCTGGGTCAATCCGCTCACCACCCGCACCAAGGTGTCGACCCGAATCCGCAACCACGAGACGACCGTCCTCAAGGTCAACGACGCAGACGGCAGCCCCATCGAGATCGCCGCCGTGGTGGTCTGGCATGTGGAGGACTCGGCGCGGGCGATGTTCGAGGTCGACAGCTTCGTTCGCTTCGTCCAGACCCAGACCGAGACCGCCGTTCGACACATCGCGACGAGCTACCCCTATGACAGCGACGACCCGAAGAGCACGTCGTTGCGGGAGAATGCCGAGGACATCACCGAGCAGCTGTCGACCGAGATCGGCGTGCGCGTCGAGTCGGCAGGCGTGCGAGTGATCGAATCGCGCCTCACCCACCTCGCCTACGCTCCCGAGATCGCCCAGGCCATGCTGCAGCGTCAGCAGGCGGGCGCGGTGGTGGCGGCACGGACTCGTATCGTCGAAGGCGCGGTGGGCATGGTGGAGATGGCATTGGACAAGATCGCCGAACAGGGCGTCGTCGAACTCGACGAGGAACGGAAGGCAGCCATGGTCAGCAATCTCCTCGTAGTCCTGTGCGGCGACCGGTCCACCCAGCCGGTGGTCAACGCGGGCTCGCTGTACCACTGA